One Burkholderia sp. PAMC 26561 genomic window carries:
- a CDS encoding ABC transporter permease, with protein MKKNLPILLALAALLVFGVTRYDHFASAYNITSFWRYNSMFSLISVGMAFVIITGGIDLSVGAVAAFASVVAALASSHGGVAAVLAGAGAGLAVGVLNGLVITHMRILPFIVTLATSLGAHGMALLLGHNDAVSIAAAADSSFANFGQGDLFGLPIPGIVAAVAAVLGWLALRSTRFGRHALAIGGSEEASRLMGLNVDRTLVAVYALSGLLAGLAGAILAAQFGAGQPNEGIGWELFAISAVVLGGTLLTGGQGSIAMTIAGVALLGLVFNLLNFENGLGFISLSAYWQSVIRGVFLLLVIVLQARVLKKRVTVTKLTH; from the coding sequence ATGAAAAAGAACCTTCCCATCCTGTTGGCACTGGCCGCGCTGCTTGTGTTCGGCGTGACCCGCTACGACCACTTTGCATCGGCCTACAACATCACCTCCTTCTGGCGATACAACTCGATGTTCTCGTTGATATCGGTGGGCATGGCGTTTGTGATCATCACGGGCGGCATCGATTTGTCGGTGGGCGCGGTGGCGGCGTTCGCGAGCGTGGTCGCGGCATTGGCAAGTTCGCATGGCGGCGTGGCCGCCGTGCTGGCCGGCGCGGGCGCGGGGCTGGCGGTCGGCGTGTTGAACGGCCTCGTGATCACGCACATGCGGATCCTGCCGTTCATCGTGACGCTCGCAACAAGCCTCGGCGCGCACGGCATGGCGCTGTTGCTGGGCCATAACGATGCGGTATCGATTGCCGCGGCCGCCGATTCCAGTTTCGCCAACTTCGGCCAGGGCGACTTGTTCGGCTTGCCGATACCGGGAATCGTCGCCGCCGTGGCTGCGGTTTTAGGCTGGCTTGCGCTGAGAAGCACGCGCTTCGGACGACACGCGCTGGCGATTGGCGGCAGCGAAGAAGCATCGCGGCTGATGGGTTTGAACGTCGACCGGACGCTGGTCGCCGTCTACGCGTTGAGCGGGTTGCTTGCCGGTTTGGCCGGTGCGATCCTCGCCGCGCAGTTCGGCGCGGGGCAGCCCAATGAAGGTATCGGCTGGGAGTTGTTCGCGATATCGGCGGTGGTGCTCGGCGGGACCTTGCTGACCGGCGGACAGGGATCGATTGCGATGACCATCGCCGGCGTTGCCTTGCTCGGGCTCGTGTTCAATCTGCTCAACTTCGAGAATGGTCTCGGCTTCATCAGCTTGTCGGCGTATTGGCAATCGGTGATACGCGGCGTGTTCCTGCTGCTGGTGATCGTGCTTCAGGCCAGGGTGCTGAAGAAACGTGTGACGGTGACGAAGCTCACGCATTGA
- a CDS encoding ABC transporter substrate-binding protein, whose protein sequence is MLSLENLKTCKTPFRVLATSVLALSMAAAFGIAHADDSPLPKLATKKPLRVGFAQTESNNPWRLAETKSFKDVAAKCGWQMVMTDANSSASKQVADIQSMIAQHVDLIVFPPREEKPLAPIVLQAKKAGIPVILVDRDVDQSVAKAGRDYITFIGSDFINQGQRAADWLVKATGGKGKIIELEGSTGASAANDRKKGFDDVIAKNPGLQIIASQSGDFARDKGRQVMETLLQAHPDVTAVYAHNDEMALGAIAAIKAAGKQPGKDITIVTIDGTKGGMDAIAAGELGASVQSSPFFGPLACDVAQKFAKGETIPPWVKVSDRFYDKSNVAQSMQYGY, encoded by the coding sequence ATGCTGTCGCTTGAAAACTTGAAAACATGCAAGACCCCGTTCCGCGTGCTCGCCACGTCCGTGCTCGCGCTGTCGATGGCGGCGGCATTCGGCATTGCACACGCTGACGACTCTCCCCTGCCGAAGCTGGCGACTAAAAAACCGCTGCGCGTCGGTTTTGCGCAGACCGAAAGCAACAACCCGTGGCGTCTCGCCGAAACCAAGAGCTTCAAGGACGTGGCTGCAAAGTGCGGCTGGCAGATGGTCATGACCGATGCCAACAGCTCGGCATCGAAACAGGTCGCCGATATCCAGAGCATGATCGCGCAGCACGTCGATCTGATCGTGTTCCCGCCGCGTGAAGAAAAGCCGCTTGCGCCTATCGTGCTGCAGGCCAAGAAAGCGGGCATTCCCGTGATCCTGGTCGACCGCGACGTGGATCAGTCGGTGGCGAAGGCGGGCCGCGACTACATCACGTTCATTGGTTCGGACTTCATCAACCAGGGGCAACGCGCCGCCGACTGGCTCGTGAAGGCGACGGGCGGCAAGGGCAAGATCATCGAACTGGAAGGATCGACGGGCGCGTCCGCTGCGAACGATCGCAAGAAAGGTTTCGATGACGTGATCGCGAAGAATCCGGGTCTGCAGATCATCGCGTCGCAAAGCGGCGATTTTGCCCGCGACAAGGGCCGCCAGGTCATGGAAACGCTGCTTCAGGCGCATCCCGACGTGACTGCCGTGTACGCGCACAACGACGAGATGGCCCTCGGTGCAATCGCGGCCATCAAGGCGGCCGGCAAGCAGCCAGGCAAGGACATCACGATCGTGACCATCGACGGAACGAAGGGCGGCATGGACGCAATCGCGGCCGGCGAACTCGGTGCGAGCGTGCAGTCGAGCCCGTTCTTCGGCCCCCTTGCGTGCGACGTGGCGCAGAAGTTCGCGAAGGGCGAAACCATCCCGCCGTGGGTGAAAGTCTCCGACCGCTTCTACGACAAGAGCAATGTCGCGCAGAGCATGCAGTACGGCTACTGA
- a CDS encoding ABC transporter permease, producing the protein MNQKTQPATVAPPVGQNAPGAAKKKYRITIQREIAVLLAMVVFNLFFTQHFWSLQTFNVNLTQVVTIVIVGIGMTLVVATGGIDLSVGASMAIAGSLAPMIFMNIAGPFGIALAFVLPVLAAALCGVFNGFLVTRLSVQPIVATLVLFIAGRGIAQVFTDGSLQAFNNPAFQWIALGRVAGVPAQVFLMLLLVAIFAWIVRKTLFGQYLLVTGGNEQAAYLSGIPTTRVKMLAYTLCAALAGLAGLISISVNSSSDANVIGLGSELDAIAAVAVGGTALTGGKAYIVGTLIGALIIQLLRYTLLAHGIPDAAALVVKAGIIIAAVYVQRRQR; encoded by the coding sequence ATGAACCAGAAAACTCAACCGGCAACGGTCGCGCCGCCCGTGGGACAAAACGCGCCGGGCGCAGCGAAGAAAAAATACCGCATCACGATCCAGCGCGAGATCGCCGTCCTTCTCGCGATGGTCGTGTTCAACCTGTTCTTCACGCAACACTTCTGGTCGCTGCAGACGTTCAACGTCAACCTGACGCAAGTGGTGACGATCGTCATTGTCGGCATCGGGATGACGCTGGTCGTGGCGACCGGGGGTATCGATTTATCGGTCGGCGCTTCGATGGCGATCGCCGGATCGCTCGCGCCGATGATCTTCATGAACATCGCCGGGCCGTTCGGCATTGCGCTGGCGTTTGTCTTGCCCGTGCTGGCTGCCGCGCTGTGCGGCGTGTTCAACGGCTTCCTCGTGACGAGGCTCTCTGTGCAGCCGATTGTCGCGACGCTGGTGCTGTTCATCGCGGGGCGCGGCATCGCGCAGGTTTTCACCGACGGCAGCCTGCAAGCCTTCAACAATCCCGCGTTCCAGTGGATCGCGTTGGGCCGCGTCGCGGGCGTGCCAGCCCAAGTGTTCCTGATGCTTCTGCTGGTCGCCATATTTGCGTGGATCGTGCGCAAGACCCTGTTCGGTCAGTATTTGCTCGTGACCGGCGGCAATGAACAAGCGGCCTATTTGAGCGGCATTCCCACCACGCGCGTGAAGATGCTCGCGTACACGTTGTGCGCGGCGCTGGCTGGGCTGGCAGGCCTTATCTCGATCTCGGTCAATTCATCTTCCGATGCCAACGTGATCGGCCTTGGTTCCGAGCTGGATGCCATCGCCGCCGTTGCCGTCGGCGGCACGGCGTTGACGGGCGGGAAGGCGTATATCGTCGGGACGCTGATTGGCGCGCTGATCATCCAGTTGCTTCGATACACCCTGCTCGCTCACGGGATTCCCGACGCGGCCGCGCTGGTCGTGAAGGCGGGCATCATCATCGCCGCGGTTTATGTGCAACGGCGCCAGCGCTAG
- a CDS encoding LacI family DNA-binding transcriptional regulator yields MTDIAKLTGVSQSTVSLVLNNATSAKFSDATRNKVLKAAQDLGYRMTTREPLDATVPAEEKNLIVYLADEISTSPHPVVNIDGARDTAFANGRMLAVYSTHGNAEIEQQVLDATLTNPNVLGVIYATVYTRKVSLPAALSKVPTVLLNCYTSDTELSSVVPAEVAGGHVATDYLLNAGHRRIGYVNGEPWQDAARDRLKGYRMALSTADLPFAPELVREGDWSSGAGFEQTLSLMREPNPPTAIFCANDLMALGAIEALKQLGLRVPEDVSILGYDDQEIARHTHPPLSTVVLPNYELGRWAVETLLQEEHNRAAGAPVRRRVVKLDGPLVERASVRVFTEAKQPAINNISD; encoded by the coding sequence TCGCAATCGACCGTCTCACTCGTGCTGAACAACGCAACGAGCGCGAAGTTCTCCGACGCCACGCGTAACAAGGTGCTAAAGGCAGCGCAGGATCTCGGCTACCGCATGACGACCCGAGAACCGCTGGACGCCACGGTCCCAGCGGAAGAAAAAAACCTGATTGTTTATCTCGCCGACGAAATCTCGACGAGCCCGCATCCTGTCGTGAATATCGACGGCGCACGCGATACGGCGTTCGCAAACGGCCGCATGCTCGCGGTGTATTCAACGCATGGCAACGCGGAAATCGAGCAGCAAGTCCTCGATGCCACGCTGACGAATCCGAACGTGCTCGGCGTGATCTACGCGACGGTGTACACGCGTAAAGTGAGCTTGCCGGCGGCGCTGTCGAAGGTCCCGACCGTGCTCCTGAACTGCTACACAAGCGATACAGAGCTTTCCTCGGTCGTTCCGGCCGAGGTCGCGGGCGGCCATGTCGCAACCGACTATTTGCTGAATGCGGGGCACCGAAGGATCGGTTATGTGAATGGCGAACCGTGGCAGGACGCGGCGCGCGACCGGCTGAAGGGGTACCGGATGGCACTGTCCACGGCGGACTTGCCGTTCGCACCGGAACTCGTCCGCGAAGGCGACTGGAGTTCCGGTGCAGGCTTCGAACAGACGCTTTCGCTGATGCGCGAACCGAACCCGCCGACCGCAATTTTTTGCGCGAACGACCTGATGGCGCTGGGTGCTATCGAGGCGCTCAAGCAACTCGGATTACGCGTTCCGGAAGACGTTTCCATACTTGGCTACGACGACCAGGAAATTGCACGGCACACCCATCCGCCGCTTTCCACGGTCGTCTTGCCCAACTACGAACTCGGCCGATGGGCGGTCGAAACGCTGCTGCAGGAAGAGCACAACCGCGCCGCTGGCGCACCGGTCCGCCGGCGTGTCGTGAAGCTGGACGGACCGCTGGTGGAGCGCGCGTCGGTAAGGGTATTCACCGAAGCAAAACAGCCCGCAATTAATAATATTAGCGATTGA
- a CDS encoding sugar ABC transporter ATP-binding protein, protein MNTPTQSPLLEMQDIDISFGGVAALRHARLSVRAGEVHALIGQNGAGKSTLIKILTGAYRRTGGTIRFDGREADFRTPKEAREAGISTIYQEINLVPFRSIAENIFLGREPRRLGLIDWKTIHRRAQELLDSFGLQIDVSKPVREFSTAIQQMVALARAVSSEAKMVIMDESTSSLDEREVELLFSVVRRLRDDGRAVIFVSHRLDELYALCDRVTVMRDGQTVAESPMAALDKLQLVTTMLGRTLAAVVQEDSAVKEANLAKRGTTAISAKNIGAGAKVTDVSLDVHAGEAVGLAGLLGSGRTETMRLMFGADPAERGSLSIDGKPVNFKSPQDAIARGIAYLTEDRKGDGIVPELSVRDNLTLVCLRTLTKHGVVDVAKQRAIVDRFIESLGIKLRSPDQPIRELSGGNQQKVLLARWLATNPSLLLLDEPTRGIDVGAKADVAKIIRELRDSGLAVLLSASELEELTAVADRAVVIRDGKTVAELDGARMSEASIMDAIAYGSGEESALAEAVDAKEGQP, encoded by the coding sequence ATGAACACGCCAACTCAATCGCCGCTGCTGGAGATGCAGGACATCGATATCAGCTTCGGCGGCGTGGCCGCGTTGCGGCACGCGCGACTGTCGGTACGCGCGGGAGAAGTGCATGCGCTGATCGGGCAGAACGGCGCGGGCAAATCGACGCTCATCAAGATCCTGACCGGCGCGTATCGGCGCACAGGCGGAACGATCCGTTTCGATGGCCGCGAAGCCGATTTCCGTACGCCCAAAGAGGCACGCGAAGCCGGTATCAGCACGATTTATCAGGAGATCAACCTGGTTCCGTTCCGCTCGATTGCCGAGAATATCTTTCTCGGCCGCGAGCCGCGGCGCCTTGGTTTGATCGACTGGAAGACGATTCATCGGCGCGCGCAGGAATTGCTCGATTCGTTCGGCTTGCAGATCGATGTCAGCAAACCCGTGCGCGAATTCTCCACCGCCATTCAGCAGATGGTGGCGCTCGCGCGAGCGGTATCGTCGGAAGCGAAGATGGTCATCATGGACGAATCCACGTCCTCACTCGATGAACGCGAGGTCGAACTTTTATTCAGCGTCGTGCGGCGTTTGCGCGACGATGGCCGCGCGGTGATCTTCGTCTCGCACCGGCTCGACGAGTTGTACGCACTGTGCGACCGCGTGACCGTCATGCGCGATGGCCAGACCGTCGCCGAAAGCCCCATGGCCGCGCTCGACAAACTGCAACTCGTGACCACGATGCTCGGCCGCACGCTCGCCGCCGTGGTGCAGGAGGACAGTGCCGTGAAGGAAGCGAACCTGGCCAAACGCGGCACGACGGCGATCAGCGCAAAGAACATTGGCGCGGGCGCGAAGGTGACGGACGTTTCGCTCGATGTCCACGCGGGCGAAGCCGTAGGTCTCGCCGGCTTGCTCGGCTCGGGTCGCACGGAGACCATGCGGCTGATGTTCGGCGCGGATCCGGCCGAGCGCGGGTCGCTTTCCATCGATGGAAAACCGGTGAATTTCAAGTCGCCGCAAGATGCGATTGCGCGCGGCATCGCTTATCTGACGGAGGATCGCAAAGGCGATGGGATCGTGCCGGAGCTGTCCGTGCGCGACAACCTCACGCTCGTTTGCCTGCGCACGCTCACCAAACACGGCGTGGTCGATGTCGCCAAGCAACGCGCGATTGTGGACAGGTTTATCGAATCGCTGGGGATCAAATTGCGCTCGCCGGATCAGCCGATTCGCGAGTTGTCGGGCGGTAACCAGCAGAAGGTGTTGCTCGCACGTTGGCTCGCCACGAATCCCTCGTTGCTCCTGCTCGATGAACCCACGCGCGGCATTGACGTAGGCGCCAAGGCCGATGTCGCAAAGATCATTCGCGAGTTGCGCGACTCGGGGCTGGCAGTGTTGCTGTCGGCGTCGGAGCTGGAGGAACTCACGGCGGTGGCCGATCGCGCGGTCGTGATCCGCGATGGCAAGACCGTCGCCGAACTCGACGGCGCACGCATGAGCGAGGCGTCGATCATGGACGCCATCGCCTACGGATCAGGTGAAGAGTCGGCGCTGGCGGAAGCCGTCGATGCCAAAGAAGGTCAGCCATGA